From the Billgrantia sulfidoxydans genome, one window contains:
- a CDS encoding cytochrome C assembly family protein encodes MQALPLAIMAFILYLGAASWQGLTLLRRVPQRPALVRALGLLGLLFHLPVAFGLLDQSPGLMPGLSTSAVVLTAVMVILLLSVSLAKPVLSVAVALFPVSGLALLLAVGLPSPERTGGMTPGIALHAMSSALAFGILFIAACQAVLLGLQNQALRHHHTRGVVQVLPPLTTMERVLFELIWAGMALLTLSIVSGFVFVDSMFAQHLAHKTILSLAAWVIFAILLISHHILGWRGMRAVRWTLGGCAVLLLAYFGSKFVLEVVLNRA; translated from the coding sequence ATGCAGGCGCTTCCTCTGGCCATCATGGCCTTTATCCTCTACCTGGGCGCGGCTTCCTGGCAAGGGCTCACGCTGCTTCGACGTGTGCCGCAGCGCCCTGCCCTGGTCCGCGCCCTGGGCCTGCTGGGCCTGCTGTTCCACCTTCCCGTGGCCTTCGGGCTGCTCGACCAGAGCCCCGGCCTCATGCCCGGGCTCTCGACCAGCGCCGTGGTGCTGACCGCCGTGATGGTCATCCTGCTGCTCAGCGTGAGCCTGGCCAAGCCGGTACTGAGCGTGGCCGTGGCCCTGTTTCCGGTGTCGGGCCTGGCGCTGCTGCTGGCGGTCGGCCTGCCGAGCCCCGAGCGCACCGGCGGCATGACGCCGGGCATCGCCCTGCACGCCATGAGTTCGGCGCTGGCCTTCGGCATCCTGTTCATTGCCGCCTGCCAGGCCGTCCTGCTCGGCCTGCAGAACCAGGCCCTGCGCCATCATCACACCCGCGGGGTGGTGCAGGTCCTGCCCCCGCTGACCACCATGGAACGGGTGCTGTTCGAGCTGATCTGGGCGGGCATGGCGCTGCTCACCCTGTCGATCGTCAGTGGCTTCGTCTTCGTCGACAGCATGTTCGCCCAGCACCTGGCCCACAAGACGATTCTGTCGCTCGCCGCCTGGGTGATCTTCGCCATCCTGCTGATCAGCCACCACATACTGGGCTGGCGCGGGATGCGCGCGGTACGCTGGACGCTGGGCGGCTGCGCCGTACTGTTGCTGGCCTATTTCGGCAGCAAGTTCGTGCTGGAAGTCGTCCTCAACCGCGCCTGA
- the ffh gene encoding signal recognition particle protein: MFQNLSERLSQTLKSIKGQARLTEDNIKDTLREVRRALLEADVALPVVKDFIERVRARAVGQEVSKSLSPGQQFVKIVQQELEATMGEANEGLSLKGAPAVVLMAGLQGAGKTTSVAKLARYLREREKKKVLVVSADVYRPAAIDQLETLAGEVGVDFFPSRSDQRPVAIAEAAIKHARIQFHDVVIVDTAGRLAIDDAMMAEIAELHRACQPQETLFVVDAMTGQDAANTAKAFHEALPLTGVILTKADGDARGGAALSVRHITGKPIKFMGVGEKVDALEPFHPDRVASRILGMGDVLSLIEEAERTVDKKKAEQLAKKVKKGEGFDLEDFRDQLQQLKKMGGMGGLLGKLPGMGQMAELAQGPGPEKELGKLEALINSMTPQERRKPDIINGSRKRRIAAGAGLQVPDLNRLLKQHKQMQKMMKKAGKKGGMQKMMRGMSGMMGGGGPGGPGGMGGMGGPGGFPWR; encoded by the coding sequence ATGTTCCAGAACCTCAGCGAGCGGCTCTCCCAGACGCTCAAGTCGATCAAGGGCCAGGCGCGCCTGACCGAGGACAACATCAAGGACACGCTGCGCGAAGTGCGCCGCGCGCTGCTCGAGGCCGACGTCGCCCTGCCAGTGGTCAAGGACTTCATCGAACGGGTGCGGGCGCGCGCCGTGGGGCAGGAGGTATCGAAGAGCCTCTCGCCGGGCCAGCAGTTCGTCAAGATCGTCCAGCAGGAACTCGAGGCGACCATGGGCGAGGCCAACGAGGGGCTCTCGCTCAAGGGGGCGCCCGCGGTGGTGCTCATGGCCGGCCTGCAGGGCGCGGGCAAGACCACCTCGGTCGCCAAGCTGGCGCGCTACCTGCGCGAGCGCGAGAAGAAGAAGGTGCTGGTGGTTTCCGCCGACGTCTATCGCCCGGCGGCCATCGACCAGCTCGAGACGCTTGCCGGCGAAGTCGGCGTCGACTTCTTCCCCTCCCGGAGCGACCAGCGGCCGGTGGCCATCGCCGAGGCGGCGATCAAGCACGCCAGGATCCAGTTCCACGACGTGGTGATCGTCGACACCGCCGGCCGCCTGGCGATCGACGACGCCATGATGGCCGAGATCGCCGAGCTGCACCGCGCCTGCCAGCCGCAGGAAACCCTGTTCGTGGTCGACGCCATGACCGGCCAGGACGCCGCCAACACGGCCAAGGCGTTCCACGAGGCGCTGCCGCTGACCGGGGTGATCCTGACCAAGGCCGACGGCGATGCCCGCGGCGGTGCCGCGCTGTCGGTGCGTCACATCACCGGCAAGCCGATCAAGTTCATGGGCGTGGGCGAGAAGGTCGACGCGCTGGAGCCCTTCCACCCGGATCGGGTGGCCTCGCGCATCCTCGGCATGGGCGACGTGCTGTCGCTGATCGAGGAGGCCGAGCGCACGGTCGACAAGAAGAAGGCCGAGCAGCTGGCCAAGAAGGTCAAGAAGGGCGAGGGCTTCGACCTCGAGGACTTCCGCGACCAGCTCCAGCAGCTCAAGAAGATGGGTGGCATGGGCGGTCTGCTCGGCAAGCTGCCGGGCATGGGCCAGATGGCCGAGCTGGCCCAGGGGCCGGGGCCTGAGAAGGAACTGGGCAAGCTCGAGGCGCTGATCAACTCGATGACGCCTCAGGAGCGGCGCAAGCCCGACATCATCAACGGCTCGCGCAAGCGGCGCATCGCCGCCGGCGCCGGCCTGCAGGTGCCCGACCTCAACCGCCTGCTCAAGCAGCACAAGCAGATGCAGAAGATGATGAAGAAAGCGGGCAAGAAGGGGGGCATGCAGAAGATGATGCGCGGCATGTCCGGCATGATGGGCGGCGGCGGGCCGGGTGGCCCCGGCGGCATGGGCGGCATGGGTGGCCCCGGCGGCTTCCCCTGGCGATAG
- the rpsP gene encoding 30S ribosomal protein S16 translates to MVTIRLARGGAKKRPFYHLTVTDSRNSRDGRFIERLGFFNPIARGQEERLRVDLDRVAHWQEQGAQLSDRVAELVKEARKQA, encoded by the coding sequence ATGGTTACCATTCGTCTGGCACGTGGTGGCGCCAAGAAGCGTCCCTTCTACCACCTGACCGTGACCGATTCACGCAACTCCCGCGACGGCCGTTTCATCGAGCGTCTGGGCTTCTTCAACCCGATCGCCCGCGGTCAGGAAGAGCGTCTGCGCGTCGATCTGGACCGCGTCGCTCACTGGCAGGAGCAGGGCGCCCAGCTGTCCGATCGCGTGGCCGAGCTGGTCAAGGAAGCTCGCAAGCAGGCCTGA
- the rimM gene encoding ribosome maturation factor RimM (Essential for efficient processing of 16S rRNA) — protein sequence MSEQAVRSERDDHVVLGKLTSPYGVKGWLKVYSHTSPMDGILEYPEWVLRQDGTLTRHRLLQGRRHGKGLVALLEGIDSREAAERAAGAEVLLSKTELPELDGDEYYWHQLEGLTVVTREGMVLGRVAYLFETGANDVLVVRGDPQDVPPAIDDRERLLPFLPEEVIVEVDLTGGVMTVAWDPYF from the coding sequence ATGAGCGAGCAGGCCGTACGCAGCGAACGCGACGACCACGTGGTGCTGGGCAAGCTGACCAGTCCCTACGGCGTCAAGGGGTGGCTCAAGGTCTACTCTCACACCAGCCCGATGGATGGCATCCTCGAGTATCCCGAGTGGGTGCTCCGGCAGGATGGTACGCTGACGCGCCATCGGCTGCTGCAGGGTCGGCGCCATGGCAAGGGCCTGGTGGCGCTGCTGGAGGGCATCGATTCGCGTGAGGCCGCCGAGCGCGCCGCCGGCGCCGAGGTCCTGCTGTCCAAGACGGAGCTGCCCGAGCTGGACGGCGACGAGTACTACTGGCACCAGCTCGAAGGGCTCACGGTCGTGACCCGCGAGGGCATGGTGCTGGGTCGCGTCGCCTACCTGTTCGAGACCGGCGCCAACGACGTGCTGGTCGTCAGGGGCGATCCGCAGGACGTGCCGCCGGCGATCGACGATCGCGAGCGCCTGCTGCCCTTCCTGCCCGAGGAGGTGATCGTCGAGGTGGACCTGACGGGCGGCGTCATGACCGTCGCCTGGGATCCGTACTTTTGA
- the trmD gene encoding tRNA (guanosine(37)-N1)-methyltransferase TrmD, whose product MWVGVVSLFPEMFEAITRHGVTGRAVSQGRIALEFWNPRDYASDRHRTVDDRPYGGGPGMLMKVDTLRAAIHAARERAGEATGRRPRVIYLSPQGRRLDQQGVHELASGPPLVVVAGRYEGIDERIVESDIDEEWSIGDYVLSGGELPAMVLIDAAARLVPGVLGHQDSAVEDSFNEGLLDCPHYTRPEEIDGRRVPEVLLSGHHGEIRRWRLKQSLGRTWLRRPDLLEGRSLSDEQRKLLEEFIEEYASSDK is encoded by the coding sequence ATGTGGGTCGGTGTCGTGTCGCTGTTTCCCGAGATGTTCGAGGCCATCACCCGGCACGGCGTCACCGGGCGGGCGGTCAGCCAGGGGCGAATTGCGCTGGAGTTCTGGAACCCGCGCGACTACGCCAGCGACCGTCATCGCACCGTGGACGATCGGCCTTATGGCGGCGGCCCGGGCATGCTGATGAAGGTCGACACCCTGCGCGCGGCCATCCACGCCGCCCGAGAGCGCGCCGGTGAGGCCACGGGGCGGCGCCCCAGGGTCATCTACCTGTCGCCCCAGGGACGGCGGCTCGATCAGCAGGGCGTGCACGAGCTGGCGTCCGGCCCCCCGCTGGTGGTGGTGGCCGGGCGCTACGAAGGCATCGATGAGCGCATCGTCGAGAGCGACATCGATGAGGAATGGTCGATCGGCGACTATGTGCTCAGCGGCGGCGAGCTGCCGGCCATGGTGCTGATCGACGCCGCGGCAAGGCTGGTACCTGGCGTGCTCGGGCACCAGGACTCCGCGGTCGAGGACTCCTTCAACGAAGGGTTGCTGGATTGCCCCCACTATACGCGCCCCGAGGAGATCGACGGGCGGCGGGTGCCGGAGGTGCTGCTCAGCGGCCATCATGGCGAGATCCGGCGCTGGCGCTTGAAGCAGTCGCTGGGGCGGACCTGGCTGAGGCGTCCCGACCTGCTCGAGGGCAGGTCGTTGAGCGACGAGCAGCGCAAGTTGCTCGAGGAGTTCATCGAAGAATACGCCTCGTCTGACAAGTAG
- the rplS gene encoding 50S ribosomal protein L19 has protein sequence MSSKNKVIQALEAEQMSKQVPEFAPGDTVVVQVKVKEGNRERLQAFEGVVIGKRNRGLNSAFTVRKISHGVGVERTFQTYSPLVDSIEVKRRGDVRQAKLYYLRERSGKSARIKEKLS, from the coding sequence ATGAGCAGCAAGAACAAGGTGATCCAGGCGCTCGAAGCCGAGCAGATGAGCAAGCAGGTGCCGGAATTCGCCCCGGGCGATACCGTCGTCGTGCAGGTGAAGGTCAAGGAAGGCAACCGCGAGCGTCTGCAGGCCTTCGAAGGCGTGGTGATCGGCAAGCGCAACCGCGGCCTGAACTCTGCCTTCACCGTGCGCAAGATCTCCCACGGCGTCGGTGTCGAGCGTACCTTCCAGACCTACAGCCCGCTGGTCGATTCCATCGAGGTCAAGCGTCGCGGCGACGTGCGCCAGGCCAAGCTGTACTATCTCCGTGAGCGCAGTGGCAAGTCGGCGCGTATCAAGGAAAAGCTCTCCTGA
- the xerD gene encoding site-specific tyrosine recombinase XerD: MTHDTRSLALIESFLDALWLERGASEHTLAAYRRDLEAWAARLDEAGDALLAPGEALLPAWLDERRAAGYQLRSNARLLSSLRGFYRWALAEGRIGRDPLAEVRLPRVRPNLPDTLDEDEVERLLAAPDLTTDLGLRDRAMLEVLYGCGLRVSELVGLRVDALNLRQGVVRVRGKGDKDRLVPLGEEAVHWLTRYLRSARGALMADVTRPALFPGRGDNCMTRQTFWHRIKAHARTAGITRPLSPHTLRHAFATHLLNHGANLRVVQLLLGHSDLSTTQIYTHVAQARLEALHADHHPRG, encoded by the coding sequence ATGACACACGATACCCGCTCCCTGGCCCTGATCGAGAGCTTCCTCGACGCCCTGTGGCTGGAACGCGGGGCGAGCGAGCATACCCTGGCGGCCTATCGCCGCGACCTCGAGGCCTGGGCCGCGCGGCTGGACGAGGCGGGTGATGCGCTGCTCGCCCCGGGCGAGGCGCTGCTGCCGGCCTGGCTCGACGAGCGCCGCGCCGCCGGCTACCAGTTGCGCAGCAACGCCAGGCTGCTCTCCAGCCTGCGCGGCTTCTACCGCTGGGCGCTGGCCGAGGGTCGTATCGGGCGCGATCCGCTGGCCGAAGTGCGCCTGCCGCGGGTGCGGCCTAACCTGCCCGACACCCTCGACGAGGACGAGGTGGAGCGTCTACTGGCCGCGCCGGATCTCACGACCGATCTCGGCCTGCGTGACCGCGCCATGCTCGAAGTGCTCTACGGCTGCGGTCTGCGCGTGTCGGAGCTGGTAGGGCTCAGGGTGGATGCCCTCAACCTGCGTCAGGGCGTAGTACGGGTGCGTGGCAAGGGCGACAAGGATCGGCTGGTCCCGCTGGGGGAAGAGGCCGTACACTGGCTGACGCGCTACCTGCGCAGCGCCCGTGGCGCGCTGATGGCCGACGTGACGCGGCCGGCGCTGTTTCCCGGACGTGGCGACAACTGCATGACGCGCCAGACCTTCTGGCACCGGATCAAGGCCCATGCGCGTACCGCCGGTATCACCCGGCCGCTGTCGCCGCATACGCTGCGGCATGCATTCGCCACGCATCTGTTGAATCATGGGGCCAACCTGCGTGTCGTACAGCTGCTGCTCGGTCACAGCGACCTGTCGACCACGCAGATCTATACCCACGTGGCACAGGCTCGACTCGAAGCCCTGCATGCCGATCATCATCCTCGAGGCTGA
- a CDS encoding DsbC family protein, with translation MIEFLHRPAGALFALVLPLAALLPGAALADGAERLAERLKVNGQPMPVASVHETPLEGFYQVRLETGEAFYSDAEGNYFLVGDLYENGENGLTNLTEQSRNVERAERLAQVPESERVVFRGTADSRAELVVFTDTTCPYCRQLHEEVPTLNEMGIEVHYLAFPRAGMNSQGARILEQVWCADNRSEAMNAGKRQETLSGSGDCDNPVEEQYHLGMALGVQGTPAIVLPDGQLVPGYVPAERLAEMLGLAE, from the coding sequence ATGATTGAGTTCCTTCACCGTCCTGCCGGCGCCCTGTTTGCCCTGGTCCTTCCTCTGGCAGCACTCCTGCCCGGCGCCGCCCTGGCCGATGGTGCCGAGCGGCTTGCCGAGCGCCTCAAGGTCAACGGCCAGCCGATGCCCGTGGCCAGCGTGCACGAGACCCCCCTGGAGGGTTTCTACCAGGTGCGCCTGGAAACCGGCGAGGCATTCTACAGCGACGCCGAAGGCAACTACTTCCTGGTCGGCGATCTCTACGAGAACGGCGAGAATGGGCTGACCAACCTGACCGAGCAGTCGCGCAACGTCGAGCGCGCCGAGCGGCTCGCCCAGGTGCCCGAGAGCGAGCGAGTGGTCTTCCGCGGCACCGCTGACAGCCGCGCCGAGCTGGTGGTGTTCACCGACACCACCTGCCCTTACTGCCGTCAGCTCCACGAGGAGGTGCCGACGCTCAACGAGATGGGCATCGAGGTACACTACCTGGCCTTTCCCCGTGCCGGCATGAACTCCCAGGGGGCGCGTATCCTCGAGCAGGTCTGGTGTGCCGACAACCGCAGCGAGGCCATGAACGCCGGCAAGCGCCAGGAGACGCTGTCGGGCAGCGGCGACTGCGACAATCCGGTCGAGGAACAGTATCATCTGGGCATGGCGTTGGGCGTCCAGGGCACGCCGGCCATCGTGCTGCCCGACGGGCAGCTGGTGCCGGGCTACGTGCCCGCCGAGCGCCTGGCCGAGATGCTTGGCCTGGCAGAGTAG
- a CDS encoding homoserine dehydrogenase produces the protein MKPVRVGICGLGTVGGGTFNVLTRNADEIARRAGRPIIIEQVALRSTNPECDLTGIKTTNDVFEVARNPDIDVLVEVLGGYDVPRELVLTAIANGKHVVTANKALIAVHGNEIFQAAHEQGVIVAFEAAVAGGIPVIKSLREGLGANRIEWVAGIINGTGNYILTHMRSEGRAFEDVLAEAQALGYAEADPTFDVEGIDAAHKLTILASIAYGVPLQFEKAYTEGISRVTAEDVEQADNLGYTIKHLGISKRTEAGLELRVHPTLIPKERLLANVHGVKNAIAIMGDAVGPTLYYGAGAGSEPTASAVVADLLDVARDIATDHHYRVPYLAFSGIGEDEGNLPILPMEDIVTAYYLRLLAVDRPGVLARVATILSEQGISIEALIQKEATEGELVPIILLTHSCREKHMNEAIRQIESMADIAGPVTRIRVESLDEQE, from the coding sequence TTGAAACCGGTGAGAGTGGGAATCTGTGGTCTGGGTACCGTCGGCGGCGGCACCTTCAACGTACTGACGCGCAACGCCGACGAGATCGCGCGGCGGGCCGGCCGCCCGATCATCATCGAACAGGTGGCCCTGCGTAGCACCAACCCGGAGTGCGACCTCACCGGTATCAAGACCACCAACGACGTGTTCGAGGTGGCCCGTAACCCCGACATCGACGTGCTGGTCGAGGTGCTGGGTGGCTATGACGTGCCCCGCGAGCTGGTGCTCACCGCCATCGCCAACGGCAAGCACGTGGTCACCGCCAACAAGGCGCTGATTGCCGTGCACGGCAACGAGATCTTCCAGGCCGCCCATGAGCAGGGGGTGATCGTGGCGTTCGAGGCCGCCGTGGCCGGTGGCATTCCGGTGATCAAGTCGCTGCGCGAGGGGCTCGGTGCCAATCGCATCGAGTGGGTCGCCGGCATCATCAACGGCACCGGCAACTACATCCTCACCCACATGCGCAGCGAAGGCCGCGCCTTCGAGGATGTGCTCGCCGAGGCACAGGCGCTGGGCTATGCCGAGGCCGATCCCACCTTCGACGTCGAGGGTATCGATGCCGCCCACAAGCTGACCATCCTGGCCTCCATCGCCTACGGTGTGCCGCTGCAGTTCGAGAAGGCCTACACCGAGGGCATTTCCCGGGTCACCGCCGAGGACGTCGAGCAGGCCGACAACCTGGGCTACACCATCAAGCACCTGGGGATTTCCAAGCGCACCGAGGCGGGGCTGGAGCTGCGCGTGCACCCGACCCTGATCCCCAAGGAGCGGCTGCTGGCCAACGTGCACGGGGTCAAGAACGCCATCGCCATCATGGGCGACGCCGTAGGGCCGACGCTCTACTACGGCGCCGGCGCCGGCTCCGAGCCCACCGCCTCGGCGGTAGTCGCCGACCTGCTCGACGTGGCCCGCGACATCGCCACGGACCACCACTACCGCGTGCCCTACCTGGCCTTCAGCGGCATCGGCGAGGACGAAGGCAACCTGCCGATCCTGCCCATGGAGGACATCGTCACCGCCTATTACCTGAGGCTGCTGGCGGTGGATCGTCCCGGGGTACTGGCGCGGGTGGCCACCATCCTTTCCGAGCAGGGCATCTCCATCGAGGCGCTGATTCAGAAGGAGGCCACCGAAGGCGAGCTGGTGCCGATCATTCTGCTGACCCACAGCTGCCGCGAGAAGCACATGAACGAGGCGATCCGCCAGATCGAGTCGATGGCCGACATCGCCGGACCGGTAACACGCATTCGCGTCGAGTCGCTGGACGAGCAGGAGTAA